Proteins encoded by one window of Streptomyces sp. ALI-76-A:
- a CDS encoding R3H domain-containing nucleic acid-binding protein, whose translation MTEGTTSAAAEGADTLTRLEQEGEIAADYLEGLLDIADLDGDIDMDVEADRAAVSIVSDSASRDLHKLVGRDGEVLEALQELTRLAVHRETGDRSRLMLDIAGYRARKREELSELGAKAAAEAKNSGEPVQLKPMTPFERKVVHDAVKSAGLRSESEGEEPERFVVVLPA comes from the coding sequence GTGACGGAAGGCACCACCTCCGCCGCTGCCGAGGGTGCAGACACCCTGACCCGCCTGGAGCAGGAGGGCGAGATCGCTGCGGACTACCTGGAGGGTCTGCTGGACATCGCCGATCTCGACGGCGACATCGACATGGACGTCGAGGCCGACCGAGCCGCTGTCTCCATCGTCAGCGACTCGGCCAGCCGTGACCTGCACAAGCTGGTGGGGCGCGACGGCGAGGTGCTGGAAGCCTTGCAGGAGCTCACGCGGCTGGCCGTCCACCGGGAGACCGGGGACCGCAGCCGGCTGATGCTGGACATCGCGGGCTACCGCGCCAGGAAGCGCGAGGAACTCTCCGAGCTGGGGGCCAAGGCCGCAGCCGAGGCCAAGAACTCGGGCGAGCCCGTCCAGCTGAAGCCGATGACACCTTTCGAGCGCAAGGTCGTGCACGACGCGGTCAAGTCCGCCGGCCTGCGCAGCGAGTCCGAGGGCGAGGAGCCGGAGCGCTTCGTCGTTGTGCTTCCCGC